The region ATAGTCAAACAGCTGCTTGTAAGGTCCTGCAGACCTTGAGTCCGCACTCAAAAATTCCGGTTTGAATATTCCTTTCAGGTCCATGACCACTCCCGGCTAATTTACTGATTAAGAGTTACGCACCTTGGCGTAAGCCTCTTTAAGGGTGTTGCTGAGCACATCAATATCCACAGGCTTATTCAGGTAAGCGAACGCGCCAAGCTCCATGCAGGTCTTGCGGTCTTCATCTGAACCGTGACCGGTAAGGATTATGATTTCCATTTTAGGAGAAGTGGACTTGACTCTGCGCAGCACCTCAATACCATCAATGCCGGGCATTTTGAGGTCAAGAATCATTACTTCAGGTTCATCATCCTCGACTACGCTCAAAGCGGACTCACCATCGAAAACAACAGCAGATCCGAGATCGCGCAGGAGAAGCCGTTCAGACAGTGTCTTGACGAATTCGCGTTCATCATCAACCAGCAGCACGCGGGAAGGAAGCTCGAAATCCACGCGGCGATAGATATCGGCCTCGTAGAATTCCTTGCCTACAGTCACTTCCACTTCCTTAACCCCTTCAATGGGTTCGGTGATTTCACGCAGTTCCTTCTCAAGGCGTTCAATCATGAGCACTTTTTTATTGATGGCAAGATTAACCTTGCCGTTTTCAGCTGTTACGGAAACATTATGCCCGGTGGAAACAAGCTCAGTTTCAACTCTGGCGGCAAGAATAAAATTCTGCACGGCCTGCTTTGAAGCATCGGTAACTTCAACTGCTGCGTTACGCAGTTGCTCGGTGATCAGCGCTACGGATTCGTCCACGCCGGTTTTGCCGGCTGGGATAACCATATCGTAGAGGGACGCAGACCATGGATCATTGCTGCCAGTCACCTCACGAACCCATACAGTGCGGTCCTCGTCAGTATGGAGGATTTCCTTTCCAGCCAAGTTTGCGGAAAGCCCCGACTCATTGCGTGCGATTTCCAACCTCTTCGGAAGGTCATCGATAATGCACACTTTGAGAACATGGCTTATTTCCTGTGAAAGCAGTTGCGTCACCATACCGGAAACCAGCAGGGGGTGTTCTTCTGCCAGTTTACGGGCAAGAGCCAACCGGAGCCATGATACCGCACGTTCTTTTTCACGACTGAATTTATTGAAAATAGAAGTTTTATGGGAGAAAGCCTTGGCAACAGCACTTTCACTCATCCCTCCGAGGGCAGCCGCATCAGCAACGAGGTCACTGTCTGTGACCAGCCTGAAATCGATATCATCAAGCAGACGTTTAATAATTGCATCCGCCTGACAAAACAGGCCACTGAAGATAAACAGATCAGACATTATCAACCTCCACTAAGCGTTACCGCTGATACGGCAGTAAGTTGTGAGCGGACAATCAGACTCGGTGCCGTCATGATGAGCCTGTGCATGAGTACTGCACAAAGCAGTATCGGTATCGACAAACACATGATCCTTACCGATCTTCTCAAGCAAATGAGTACGCTCGAGAACATCCATAACACTTTCGTTGACTCCTGAGAGGGATATATCCCGTCCTCCGCTTCTGACAGTATCAACAATAAGGGACAAGGCTTCCTCGCCCGATGCGTCAATATCGTTCATGCCGCTACATACAAGGATAATGTGCCTCAAATTGGGCATATTCAGCAGTCTGTCGGTAATCTGATCTTCAAGAAAGCTCGCATTGGCGAAAAACAAAGGACCGCCGAAACGCACAACCGCAATGTGATCGCATTCACGCAGGCCGTGGGCACTGGCATCACGCAGGACTTCATCCTTAGCCTTGGACAATGCAACAACGCGGGGGCGCATGCTTTTGTACAGAAACACACCAAGTGAGAGGGCCACACCGATCATTATACCCTTGTCAAGGTGCGGAGCAAAGGCCAGAGTCGCAACAAATGATATAATTGAAATGGCACCATCGTATCTCTGGGCCTTCCAGGCATGGATGAAACCGGATGCGTTGATAAGCCCGATTACAGCCATCATGATAACAGCCGCCAGAACTGCCTGCGGCAGATGGTAAAGCAGCGGTGTGAAGAACATCAGGGTTACAGCTACGATAGCAGAAGTGAATACACTTGAAAGACCGGTCACGGCGCCGGCCTGCAGGTTAACCGCAGAGCGGGAAAAAGAACCGGAAGCAGGATAGGCGGAACCGCATGCACCAATCATGTTGGCAAGTCCCTGACCGATTAGTTCCTGGTTGGGATCAAGTCTCTGACCGGTTTTCGCAGCCATGGCCTTTGCGATGGAGATAGCCTCCATAAAACCGAGCAGTGAAATAATCACCGCAAAAGGCAACAGTTTGAAAATTACTTTCAGATCTAACTCAGGTACAGCCAAAGCCGGAAATCCCGAAGGAATATCCCCGACAACCGCACCGCCGCCCATCATTTTAAGGGAGCCGGGGTTAAGTTCTTTGTTACCTACTTTGATACGCCAGGTACGTCCGTCGGTGGTCAGCCCGGCAGGCACTTTATCTTCCACGTAAAAGGCAGTACTTCCGTCCGCCTGTTCTACCCCGGAAAACAGAAGATTACGCAATGCTGCACGCTGTTCATGTGATTTATGCTTAAGCAGGTTTACCTGATAATTGACCACGGAAAGATCGTGCTCCGCATCATAATAATCGATCTGATTCTTTTCAGCTTTGGCTTTGTCTTCGAGAGCTGAAATTTCAGTACGCTTGACCGCTAAGGCTTCAATGCCTGCAACAGACTTATTAAAATCCTTGATCAAGGTCTGAACCCCGGCATCCTGAATTGCGGAAATCTCGACTCTGGCATCATGGTTAAAACCGGTAGCCCATGAGAGCAGCGTGGTAATGACAACCGCACAGAGCACATTGGGGATCTTCGGATTTATCCGCTTAAGCCCCACCATAATCGCAAAAGCCAAAACCCCCATACCAAGTGTCGGTAAGTGGGTATAATGAATGGCCCCCTTGATAACCCTCATGATTGTTTCAAAATGCAATTCGGCTTTATCCACATAGACGCCGAACATCTTCGAAAGCTGTGAGGAAGCGATGATAATTGCCGCGGCATTGGTAAATCCGTTAACGACAGGATGAGACAGGAAGTTAACCACCAAGCCAAGGCGCAATACGCCGAGCAGGAACTGGAAAGCACCTACCAACAGAGCCAGCAGTAATGCGTAGGCAATATAACCTTCGCTGCCGGCTGTGGCCAGAGGCTCCAGTGATGCTGCTGTCATAAGAGAGACAACAGCAACCGGTCCGGTTGCCAACTGCCGACTGGAACCGAACAAGGCTGCCACCATGGGCGGAAGCAACGAGGCGTAAAGCCCATAGTAGGCAGGCATGCCCGCCAGCTGCGCATACGCCATGGACTGGGGAATAAGAACAAGAGCAACGGTCAGGCCGGAAATTATATCCGCCCTGAAAGCGCCGCCGCTGTACTTTTTGAACCAGCCCAGAAAAGGAAAAATTCTAGTAAGCATGAGATAAACACCCCTAATTAGATTTCAACATCCTGCGGACAGACCTGATCAATTCATTGTACAGGGCCCCCGCATCGTAGAGATTAAAATTTTTGAATCTCACTAAACCATCTACCATCGTGAAAATAATGAGTGCACTCTTTCTGGGGATAACATCGGAAATGGAACCATCTTCCAACCCCTTTTGGATAGCCTGTTCAAAAAGAATGACCAGACAATTATAAATGGCTTCAAGATGTTCCCGGAATTCAGGTCGGCTTTCGGCGAACTGATACAAAAAGTGTCGGTGCAAAAGAAGAAACTGATACTCCATACGTCCTGCAAGAAGAAGGTAAAACGCAACCACCTCTTCCATCATTTCAAGACCTGACCCGGGAGCATGGTGATCCATGTGGGCCTCAAACTCTTCAAGTATCCTGTACTTGCTGGCTTCAAGGATCTTCAACAGAAGGTGTTCCTTGTTCTTGAAATGATAAAAAATAGTTCCTTCCGCCGCTCCGGTCATCTTGGACAATTCCTGCATGGAAGTGTCGGTAAATCCCTTATTGGCGAAAAGAATGGTGGCAGCCTCCAGTATTGCCGCCTTCTTTTTGGACATCTTAGTCATTATTTCTCCTCTTTCAAAAAAAACCGACTGAGCACTCAGTATTAACACAAAATAATCTGGATCGAGGTTCAATGTCAACCCGTCATTTTTTTCACAAGTACTTAGTAAATAACGTATAAACAACTGTTTTTAAATAAATTATGTGCAAAATCATATAAATTTAATACATGATCTTTTTTTCACATACGCTCAATTAAGCAAAAAACTGAGGCAGCACTCGGTTTTTATTAAACTTTTTTTAAAATTTTAAAAAAAAAATTAAATTCTAAAAAAAAGAAACCCGGTCCAATGCGTATTGGACCGGGTTTCTAACGAAACTATATTTAAAAAAATTATTTGAAATCGTTCAGCACTCCACCGAGCACCTCAAGATATTTCCTCAACATATCCGGCATTATGTCAGCCATGTGTCCAACCCGGAAAATCGGAGATTCACCTTGCTCTGCAAGTTCCTTATTGATCTTCCCGTAGCCGGGATCAAAAAGATAACCATGCCCGCGCATGAGCTCCTTAACTTCCTTCAGCTTCTCAATGCTCATATGAGCAGGAGTCTTGAAGGTAGTGAGACTGGGAGAACGAAATCCTTCCTGCGCAAAAAGTTCATAGCCTTCCATGGTTTCCACCCACTTATGGGCAATGGACCGCATTTCCTCATGGCGCTTGAAGCGTCCTTCTACGCTCTCTTCATTAACTATATAATCCAACTGAACACACATCTGGTTGGCGAGGGTGCCGTTGGGTGTGGTCAGTGTCTGGTTGATCTTAGCTTTGCCAAACTGTGCTATTATATCGGTAGTGTAACCGCGATTAGTAACAGACTCAGCCTTTGCCAAAGCCTTCTCACTCACAAAACCGATGCCGAAACCTGCAGGAAGCCCCAGCGATTTCTGGGTGGATGTGCAATACATTAAAGGCTTACACTCATTTATCATCGCCGGAGCACCACCAAAAATGGAGACTCCATCGATGATCGCCTCAGCACCGTGAGCATGGATCATTTCGCAAACCGCAACAACATCATTGACCACTCCCGTGGATGTTTCGTTGTGGGTAAAAGTCACCAGATCCGGCTTATGCTCCTTAAGCGCAACTTCTAATTCTTCCAGATTGATGGCGCTGCCGTAGGGGAACTTTAGCTGTACGGCATTCTTCCCGTTAAGCACTGCCATCTGGTGAAACAGATCTCCGAAGGCGCCGACTGAAACGTTAAGGACCTTCTCGGAATCCGCAACAAGGGAACGGACCGAAGCCTCAAGAACATTGGTACCTGAACCATTAAATATAATCGGGGTGTACCCTTCAGGATTCCCGGCAATGGCTTTCAGATTGTTCATTATCGATCCGAACCGCTTGGGATTCTCGGAATCCCTGTGTCCGAACTCAGGAAGCAGCCCGGCTTTACGCACTTCCTCACGCAGAAGGATGGGCCCGGTAATAAAAAGCTGAAGTTCTGCAAAATCGTCACCGATCATTTATAGACCCTCTCTTTTCCATATTTATTAATTTTTGAGATATTTATTACGGATTACGAAATGAGACCAAGAAATTTAAATTTCGATAAATATTGAGTTGGAAATAATCATTCAGTTCAACCATTTCTGTCAAGCATTAACAACATACAGACCTTTACATTCTGTGGTGCGGTAACTATATATGTACTGATCCGGCATTTATTTTAAAGTCCCATGTCATTGGCAGAAAAAGGGCTTTTACCGGTCAATCAAAAACTATTTAGCATTTCCCAATCCTCTGTCTTCCAAAACATAGACAATTAATTCAGAGAGTTATTAAGATAGGCTTAAATTTTTTAGGCTAAAAAAATCATTATTTTGCAAAATAGTTGCTTGATTTTAACCACTGTGGTCACTATATTCCCTTTTTTCTTCACAGGATGGTGTTCTGCCTCCCTGTAAAACAAAAACTATTCACGGTAAGATATTATGCCTCAATTAGGTCCCCATATTTCCATTCCCGCCGAAGCCCTGTTGCAACGGGTGCTCGGCCTTGATCCCTTTGAATTTAAAGGTTGGCCTGAAGATGTACGCACCCTTGCGGAAAGCATCGCAGCCGAACTTTTTCTTGTACGATACAATCCGTTTATCGATCCTGAACTGGTTCGTAAATCTGTATCCCGCACCCTTACTTTGGCCCGCCCGACCCTTTCCGGAGAATTTCCGCAACGCTTGACCCGTGCTGTTGAAAATTTCTGGCTCAAGCAAGATGCGGACAAGGAATTTAAGGACAGGTTCATTGAAAAGTTGAAAGAGATTCTGCCCGAGCACTGTATCGGTCTTGATCCGCACACTATTGTCCAGTCCGCAACAGACGCGACCGACCTGCGTATTGAATTACCCATCGCAGTACTCTTTCCTGAAGAGACCGAGCAGGTCCGTGCCATTGTACGCCTTGCAAATGAAATGCAGTTCGGCCTGATCCCGCGCGGCGGGGGAACCGGAGCTACAGGTGGCGCCATCCCGGCCCTTGACCGCACAGCCGTGCTCTCTCTTGCCCGGTTCAAAAAGATTCTGAGCGTTGATACCGAAAGCATGACTCTTTGCGCACAGGCAGGAGTCATCACCCTTGACGCCATCAATGCTGCGGACAAAAAAGGTGTACTTTTCACCGTTGACCCGGCATCCAAAGCCGGATCTTCCCTTGGCGGTAACATTTCCGAAAACTCAGGCGGACCGTTCGCCTTTGAGTATGGCTGCACGATTGATAACATCATCAGCTATAAAATGGTTATGCCCAAAGGAGAACTCATTGAAGTTCGCCGTAAGGGACATCCCGGACACAAAATTTTCGCCCATGAAAACGCCACCTTTGAAATCTTTGATTCCAAAGACCGCCTCATTGATACCATTGAACTGACAGCTGAAGAAATCCGCACAACCGGACTCGGCAAGGACGTGACCAATAAATATCTCGGCGGACTGCCCGGCGTACAGAAGGAAGGGGTCGACGGCATCATTACTGAATGCTGCTTTGCCCTTTACCCCAAGCCCAGCAACTCAAGGGTGCTTTGCCTCGAATTCTACGGCAGATCCATGCGCAACGCCATGATGGTCATTAAAGACATCGTCGCCCTGCGCAATACCATCCGTGAAGAAGGCGACCTTGTAAAAATCTCAGCACTTGAAGAATTCGGTCCCAAGTACGTGCAGGCTATTAAATATGTTAAGAAGTCTGACAAATACGAAGGTGATCCCATCTCCGTGCTCATTCTGCAGTTGGATTCCGATGATGTGGATGCCCTGCAAAGTGCGGTAGATACCATCCTTTCCATTGTCCAGCCATACGACAGTGTGGACATATTCGCCGCCCGCGACGACAAGGAAGGGGAAATTTTTTGGGAAGACCGCCACAAGCTTTCGGCAATCGCAAAGCGCACTTCCGGCTTCAAGGTAAACGAAGACATTGTCATTCCTCTTGAAGTAATACCGGACTTCTCGGACTTCCTTGAAGATCTGAACCTGATTTACCTCGCCAAAATATACCGCCGTTCCCTGCTTGCAGTCAAAGAACTGAAGGGATTCCCGATTGAAGAGCCCAAGGTGGAACTGGCCCTTGAGAGAACCACCAACATTCTCAAAGGCAAAATTACCGGAATGGACATGAG is a window of Maridesulfovibrio sp. DNA encoding:
- a CDS encoding aminotransferase class V-fold PLP-dependent enzyme, producing MIGDDFAELQLFITGPILLREEVRKAGLLPEFGHRDSENPKRFGSIMNNLKAIAGNPEGYTPIIFNGSGTNVLEASVRSLVADSEKVLNVSVGAFGDLFHQMAVLNGKNAVQLKFPYGSAINLEELEVALKEHKPDLVTFTHNETSTGVVNDVVAVCEMIHAHGAEAIIDGVSIFGGAPAMINECKPLMYCTSTQKSLGLPAGFGIGFVSEKALAKAESVTNRGYTTDIIAQFGKAKINQTLTTPNGTLANQMCVQLDYIVNEESVEGRFKRHEEMRSIAHKWVETMEGYELFAQEGFRSPSLTTFKTPAHMSIEKLKEVKELMRGHGYLFDPGYGKINKELAEQGESPIFRVGHMADIMPDMLRKYLEVLGGVLNDFK
- a CDS encoding TetR/AcrR family transcriptional regulator, whose product is MTKMSKKKAAILEAATILFANKGFTDTSMQELSKMTGAAEGTIFYHFKNKEHLLLKILEASKYRILEEFEAHMDHHAPGSGLEMMEEVVAFYLLLAGRMEYQFLLLHRHFLYQFAESRPEFREHLEAIYNCLVILFEQAIQKGLEDGSISDVIPRKSALIIFTMVDGLVRFKNFNLYDAGALYNELIRSVRRMLKSN
- a CDS encoding response regulator; translated protein: MSDLFIFSGLFCQADAIIKRLLDDIDFRLVTDSDLVADAAALGGMSESAVAKAFSHKTSIFNKFSREKERAVSWLRLALARKLAEEHPLLVSGMVTQLLSQEISHVLKVCIIDDLPKRLEIARNESGLSANLAGKEILHTDEDRTVWVREVTGSNDPWSASLYDMVIPAGKTGVDESVALITEQLRNAAVEVTDASKQAVQNFILAARVETELVSTGHNVSVTAENGKVNLAINKKVLMIERLEKELREITEPIEGVKEVEVTVGKEFYEADIYRRVDFELPSRVLLVDDEREFVKTLSERLLLRDLGSAVVFDGESALSVVEDDEPEVMILDLKMPGIDGIEVLRRVKSTSPKMEIIILTGHGSDEDRKTCMELGAFAYLNKPVDIDVLSNTLKEAYAKVRNS
- a CDS encoding SulP family inorganic anion transporter; the protein is MLTRIFPFLGWFKKYSGGAFRADIISGLTVALVLIPQSMAYAQLAGMPAYYGLYASLLPPMVAALFGSSRQLATGPVAVVSLMTAASLEPLATAGSEGYIAYALLLALLVGAFQFLLGVLRLGLVVNFLSHPVVNGFTNAAAIIIASSQLSKMFGVYVDKAELHFETIMRVIKGAIHYTHLPTLGMGVLAFAIMVGLKRINPKIPNVLCAVVITTLLSWATGFNHDARVEISAIQDAGVQTLIKDFNKSVAGIEALAVKRTEISALEDKAKAEKNQIDYYDAEHDLSVVNYQVNLLKHKSHEQRAALRNLLFSGVEQADGSTAFYVEDKVPAGLTTDGRTWRIKVGNKELNPGSLKMMGGGAVVGDIPSGFPALAVPELDLKVIFKLLPFAVIISLLGFMEAISIAKAMAAKTGQRLDPNQELIGQGLANMIGACGSAYPASGSFSRSAVNLQAGAVTGLSSVFTSAIVAVTLMFFTPLLYHLPQAVLAAVIMMAVIGLINASGFIHAWKAQRYDGAISIISFVATLAFAPHLDKGIMIGVALSLGVFLYKSMRPRVVALSKAKDEVLRDASAHGLRECDHIAVVRFGGPLFFANASFLEDQITDRLLNMPNLRHIILVCSGMNDIDASGEEALSLIVDTVRSGGRDISLSGVNESVMDVLERTHLLEKIGKDHVFVDTDTALCSTHAQAHHDGTESDCPLTTYCRISGNA